A genome region from Synechococcales cyanobacterium T60_A2020_003 includes the following:
- the rplK gene encoding 50S ribosomal protein L11, translating into MAKKVVAIIKLAIPAGKANPAPPIGPALGQHGVNIMAFCKEYNAKTSDQVGLIVPVEISVYEDRSFTFILKTPPASVLIRKALGIEKGSGEPNSKKVGKLTRDQLRDIAQTKMPDLNANDIEAAMRIIEGTARNMGVTVAD; encoded by the coding sequence ATGGCAAAAAAGGTTGTTGCAATTATTAAGCTGGCCATTCCCGCAGGGAAAGCGAACCCAGCTCCTCCAATTGGTCCCGCCCTTGGTCAACATGGGGTCAATATCATGGCATTTTGCAAAGAGTACAATGCCAAAACTTCTGACCAGGTTGGACTTATTGTCCCGGTTGAAATTTCCGTCTACGAAGATCGGAGTTTCACGTTCATCCTCAAGACACCCCCTGCATCCGTTTTGATTCGGAAAGCATTGGGTATTGAAAAAGGTTCTGGCGAACCCAATAGCAAAAAGGTGGGCAAACTGACTCGTGATCAATTGCGAGACATTGCTCAAACCAAGATGCCGGATTTGAACGCGAATGATATTGAAGCCGCTATGCGCATCATCGAGGGTACTGCCCGTAACATGGGTGTTACGGTTGCGGACTAG
- the nusG gene encoding transcription termination/antitermination protein NusG, translated as MTFSSDAPMPDDFSLSDTSDYDVNQEHLTEQAQKSSRWYAVQVASGCEKRVKMSLEQRIQTLDVADRILQIEIPQTPVLKPTKGGKPKEIDEKVFPGYVLIRMVMDDEAWQVVKNTPNVINFVGAEQKRRYGRGRGHVKPMPLGSAEVERIFKRAQEQKPTVKVDMAAGDKIVVLSGPFKDFEGEVIEVSPERSKLKALLSIFGRDTPVELEFNQVQKQD; from the coding sequence ATGACTTTTTCATCCGATGCTCCAATGCCAGATGATTTTTCGCTCTCCGATACGTCAGACTACGACGTCAATCAAGAGCATCTTACCGAGCAGGCACAAAAGTCTTCGCGTTGGTATGCTGTTCAAGTTGCTTCGGGTTGTGAAAAACGCGTCAAGATGAGCTTGGAGCAGCGCATCCAAACGTTGGATGTAGCCGATCGCATTTTGCAAATCGAGATTCCTCAGACTCCGGTCTTAAAGCCGACGAAGGGAGGCAAGCCCAAGGAGATTGATGAAAAGGTTTTTCCAGGCTACGTTCTCATTCGCATGGTGATGGATGATGAAGCGTGGCAGGTGGTAAAGAACACTCCAAACGTCATTAACTTCGTTGGAGCAGAGCAAAAGCGTCGGTATGGCCGAGGTCGAGGTCACGTAAAACCCATGCCCCTAGGTTCGGCGGAGGTCGAGCGCATCTTTAAGCGTGCTCAAGAACAGAAGCCCACAGTCAAGGTTGACATGGCCGCAGGGGACAAGATTGTTGTTTTATCTGGCCCATTCAAGGACTTTGAAGGTGAAGTCATTGAAGTGAGTCCAGAGCGCAGCAAGTTGAAGGCGTTGCTATCCATTTTTGGTCGGGATACGCCTGTTGAGTTGGAATTTAACCAAGTTCAGAAGCAGGATTAG
- the secE gene encoding preprotein translocase subunit SecE — MAKKEDAIAQESSGNGFNLNEFFKGTREELDKVVWPSRQQLISESIAVILMVGLSATLIFFADKLFSWAAKQVF, encoded by the coding sequence ATGGCGAAGAAAGAAGATGCGATCGCGCAGGAATCGTCCGGCAACGGCTTCAACCTAAACGAGTTTTTCAAAGGTACACGCGAGGAACTGGATAAGGTTGTTTGGCCGAGCCGTCAGCAGCTCATTAGTGAATCTATTGCTGTGATTCTAATGGTTGGCTTATCCGCCACTTTGATTTTCTTCGCTGACAAATTGTTCAGTTGGGCCGCTAAGCAGGTGTTCTGA